One region of Microcoleus sp. FACHB-68 genomic DNA includes:
- the ntrB gene encoding nitrate ABC transporter permease gives MAIQLNLSVIAVAGQATWKRAKPVIVRDVVLLPAAGFLGIIVLWWIVALFHKELIPTPPQALAANWDYITHPFYQRGPGDLGIGWLLIASIRRVLIGFGLGALVAIPLGFLIGMSKQAMMALNPLVQIFKPVSPLAWLPIALAIFNLADPSAIFVIFITSLWPTIINTALGVSSVSKDYLDVARVLEMPRWRRITKIIWPASLPYIFTGLRISLGIAWLVIVAVEMLTGGIGIGFFVWDEWSRLNLSSVFLAILVIGLTGLILDWAVGKLQELITHRSARST, from the coding sequence ATGGCAATTCAGTTGAATTTGTCGGTAATTGCGGTGGCTGGACAAGCCACTTGGAAACGGGCTAAACCCGTGATTGTCCGGGATGTGGTCTTACTCCCGGCAGCCGGATTTTTAGGAATTATTGTGCTGTGGTGGATTGTGGCTTTGTTCCACAAGGAATTAATTCCCACACCCCCTCAAGCACTTGCCGCAAATTGGGATTACATTACCCATCCATTTTATCAGCGAGGACCCGGAGATTTAGGCATTGGTTGGTTATTAATCGCCAGCATCCGCCGGGTTTTAATCGGCTTTGGATTAGGCGCACTGGTTGCTATCCCACTCGGTTTTTTGATTGGGATGTCCAAACAAGCAATGATGGCGCTGAATCCGCTTGTTCAAATTTTCAAGCCGGTGTCGCCGCTTGCTTGGTTGCCGATTGCCTTAGCTATCTTTAACCTCGCCGATCCATCCGCGATCTTTGTGATATTTATCACCTCTTTGTGGCCAACAATTATTAACACCGCCCTCGGCGTTTCTAGTGTTTCCAAGGATTATCTGGATGTAGCACGGGTGCTAGAAATGCCGCGCTGGCGACGTATTACTAAAATTATCTGGCCGGCAAGTTTGCCTTATATCTTCACCGGCTTAAGAATTAGCTTAGGGATTGCGTGGCTGGTGATCGTTGCTGTAGAAATGCTCACAGGTGGGATTGGTATTGGCTTTTTTGTGTGGGATGAATGGAGCCGGCTGAATTTAAGTTCTGTCTTTCTCGCCATCTTAGTTATTGGATTAACAGGACTTATCTTGGACTGGGCGGTTGGCAAACTACAGGAATTGATCACCCACCGTTCCGCACGCAGCACATAA
- a CDS encoding SLC13 family permease, translating into MENWQAIVATVTFISVIFLIMTEWLHLVIAAFLGALLLVFTHIMTLNEAIGYISRSHATLGLFFGVMVLVRAFEPTKIFEYLGTQIVILAQGKGKRLLLAIVGITTPICAVLPNATTVMLLAPLLPPMAAELGVDFVPLLILMVFVANSAGLLTLVGDPATFIVGDAVNISFTDYLFQLSFGGILAIGTILIMLPWLFPKTWRKELDNLEELPHPQINHPRILAVGALIVAFVLVFFVVGESLPIPMSPATVALLGAALALLLAHHSNIDSVNNILRDVDWSTLIFFMCTFVLIGGLEKTGVIKGLSGILAVMLGKNIALGSLFLLFFVGLLSSVIPNIPLVVAMVPLLKQYVVNIGLAAPEVLDPNFQGQFPTMVLPLFYAMMFGATLGGNGTLVGASSNIVAAGVSELHGRRISFKTFLRYGIPVMAMQLLVAALYMTFRFLI; encoded by the coding sequence ATGGAAAACTGGCAAGCTATTGTTGCAACAGTAACCTTTATCAGCGTAATTTTCTTAATTATGACTGAGTGGTTGCACCTAGTGATTGCAGCCTTTTTGGGGGCATTACTACTGGTGTTTACCCACATCATGACTTTAAACGAAGCGATCGGCTACATCAGCCGCAGTCACGCAACATTGGGTTTATTTTTCGGAGTCATGGTACTGGTACGAGCATTTGAGCCGACTAAAATCTTTGAATACTTAGGGACTCAAATAGTGATCTTGGCTCAAGGGAAAGGTAAGCGACTTTTGCTTGCCATTGTCGGCATTACAACCCCCATTTGTGCAGTTTTACCCAATGCCACAACTGTGATGCTGCTTGCGCCTTTACTGCCGCCAATGGCAGCAGAATTAGGCGTTGATTTTGTTCCTTTACTGATTCTGATGGTATTTGTGGCTAACAGCGCGGGACTGCTGACACTTGTTGGCGATCCCGCGACGTTTATTGTAGGTGATGCCGTCAATATTAGCTTTACAGATTACCTATTTCAGTTAAGTTTTGGTGGAATTCTGGCAATCGGGACGATCTTAATCATGCTGCCGTGGTTATTTCCCAAAACTTGGCGCAAAGAATTGGATAATTTGGAGGAATTACCCCATCCTCAAATTAATCACCCCCGAATTTTAGCAGTAGGGGCTTTAATTGTCGCCTTTGTTTTAGTGTTCTTTGTGGTAGGAGAATCGCTCCCTATTCCTATGTCACCCGCAACCGTCGCTTTGTTGGGAGCGGCTTTAGCTTTGCTTCTTGCTCACCACAGCAACATTGATTCCGTCAACAATATATTGCGGGATGTAGACTGGAGTACCTTAATATTTTTTATGTGTACCTTTGTTCTGATAGGTGGACTGGAAAAAACAGGGGTTATCAAAGGTTTGTCTGGGATACTCGCCGTGATGCTGGGAAAAAATATTGCATTAGGTTCACTGTTTCTCCTCTTTTTCGTGGGTCTACTATCCAGCGTTATCCCCAATATTCCGCTTGTGGTGGCAATGGTGCCATTACTTAAACAATACGTCGTCAATATTGGTTTAGCAGCCCCAGAAGTGCTAGATCCTAACTTTCAGGGGCAGTTTCCCACTATGGTTCTCCCACTGTTTTATGCCATGATGTTTGGCGCAACCTTGGGAGGAAATGGAACCCTAGTCGGCGCTTCTTCTAATATCGTCGCGGCAGGGGTTTCAGAGCTGCACGGACGCCGGATTTCGTTTAAAACGTTTCTGCGTTACGGCATCCCAGTAATGGCGATGCAATTGCTAGTTGCTGCTTTGTATATGACGTTTCGATTTTTAATTTAA
- a CDS encoding low temperature-induced protein — MQSMRFNLPVRRLFTALMAVCICALIFVSTAFPAFAVSSNPTKGEDKLLGIERKSQEVTLSDPYSREKTQTEANKGINEVQGDADLDKMINPENTTATSVEEQAKNFLEKIAGNDD; from the coding sequence ATGCAATCTATGCGCTTCAACCTACCTGTACGGCGTCTGTTTACTGCTTTGATGGCCGTCTGCATCTGCGCTTTGATCTTCGTTTCCACCGCCTTCCCAGCTTTCGCCGTCAGCAGCAACCCCACGAAAGGGGAAGATAAACTGTTAGGAATTGAGCGGAAGTCACAAGAAGTGACACTGTCAGACCCTTATTCGAGGGAGAAAACCCAGACTGAAGCCAATAAGGGTATCAATGAAGTTCAGGGAGATGCCGATCTTGACAAGATGATCAACCCTGAGAATACCACCGCTACCTCTGTTGAGGAGCAAGCGAAGAACTTTTTAGAAAAGATCGCTGGTAACGACGACTAA
- a CDS encoding ABC transporter substrate-binding protein: MNRQRLSIQPWQQIGQFLCLFCICCFLTLSCTPQPADRTPNAGNDRISIGTTLKVRTIDPADAYEQAASTWIANLGERLYSYKPGTTEIQPQLATALPQISKDGLTYIVPVRKGVVFHDGTPFNAQTMAFSLQRFMGNQGNPSALLADIVDSVRTTGEYELTIRLKKPFAAFPSLLTFSGLCAVSPKTYEMGAGKFKPDTFAGTGPYKLVNYGSDSLKLDIFEQYWGNKPANQGVDVQFFTSPANLYNAFTTGAVDIAYQELDSEQIQSLEKQSPAQGWQTITTPGNYVSYWVLNTSKPPLNNPEIRQAIATIVDRQLLIDRVRYGQSEPLYSMIPTTFDVHKPAFKERYGDTDSAKAKQLLQKAGYTPEKPLKLEIWYPSQSNIRARVAGTLKAIAQQQLDGRLQLEINSVESATAFSNLEKGIYQTFLLDWFPDFFDADNYIQPFLSCSQGTPTAGCRLGSSQTLGSFYYSNRINQLIDQERKALNPQSRKAIFSQIQDIIAQDVPYIPLWQNKDYAFAQKGITGIHLDPTQQLPLWTIRKSSAN, from the coding sequence ATGAACCGGCAACGCCTATCAATCCAGCCCTGGCAGCAAATTGGACAATTCCTTTGTTTATTCTGCATTTGCTGTTTTCTCACCCTTAGTTGCACTCCACAACCGGCAGATCGAACACCGAATGCCGGCAATGATCGCATCAGCATTGGCACAACCTTAAAAGTTCGGACAATTGATCCAGCTGATGCCTACGAACAGGCAGCAAGCACCTGGATCGCCAATCTCGGCGAACGCCTCTACAGCTACAAACCGGGTACAACCGAGATTCAACCGCAACTCGCCACAGCCTTACCCCAAATTAGCAAAGACGGTTTAACCTATATTGTGCCGGTGCGTAAAGGCGTTGTTTTCCACGACGGCACACCCTTCAACGCCCAAACAATGGCATTTTCCCTGCAACGGTTCATGGGAAATCAGGGCAACCCCTCAGCCTTGCTTGCAGACATTGTAGACTCGGTGCGAACCACCGGCGAGTATGAATTAACCATTCGACTGAAAAAACCGTTTGCCGCCTTTCCCTCGCTATTGACCTTTAGCGGACTTTGTGCTGTTTCACCCAAAACTTACGAAATGGGTGCCGGCAAATTCAAGCCAGACACCTTTGCCGGCACCGGCCCTTATAAATTAGTGAATTATGGCAGTGATTCCCTCAAATTAGATATTTTTGAGCAATATTGGGGAAACAAGCCGGCCAACCAAGGCGTTGACGTGCAATTTTTTACCAGTCCCGCCAATCTTTACAATGCATTTACAACCGGCGCAGTTGATATCGCTTACCAAGAACTCGACAGCGAACAAATTCAAAGCTTAGAAAAGCAGTCGCCGGCACAAGGTTGGCAGACCATCACCACCCCAGGAAATTATGTTAGCTACTGGGTACTTAATACCAGTAAACCTCCTTTAAATAACCCAGAAATTAGACAAGCGATCGCCACAATTGTTGACCGGCAATTACTGATTGATCGCGTCCGCTACGGACAGTCAGAACCGCTTTACAGTATGATTCCCACCACGTTTGACGTTCACAAGCCGGCCTTTAAAGAACGCTACGGAGACACAGATAGCGCCAAAGCCAAACAACTGCTGCAAAAAGCCGGTTACACCCCAGAAAAACCTCTAAAACTGGAAATTTGGTATCCTTCCCAATCGAATATTAGAGCAAGGGTTGCCGGCACCCTCAAAGCAATTGCCCAACAACAACTTGATGGACGTTTGCAACTAGAAATCAACAGCGTAGAATCTGCAACCGCTTTCAGTAACTTAGAAAAAGGCATCTACCAAACCTTTTTACTCGACTGGTTCCCAGACTTTTTCGACGCCGATAATTACATTCAGCCCTTTCTTTCCTGCAGCCAAGGCACACCCACAGCCGGCTGCCGGTTAGGAAGCAGTCAAACCCTCGGCTCATTTTATTACAGCAACCGCATCAACCAACTCATTGATCAAGAGCGAAAAGCACTTAATCCCCAAAGCCGCAAAGCAATTTTTAGCCAAATTCAGGACATCATCGCCCAAGATGTCCCTTACATCCCCCTGTGGCAGAACAAAGACTACGCCTTTGCCCAGAAAGGCATCACCGGCATCCATCTCGATCCCACCCAGCAGTTACCCCTGTGGACAATTCGCAAATCCTCAGCTAATTAG
- a CDS encoding ABC transporter substrate-binding protein, with protein sequence MSHKYLAKFAQRRWRFMGKFLSLFCICCFLAVSCGQRQATTPANTGTNTGRVSIGTTAKIRTLDPADAYEVAAATLLHNLGDRLYTYESGTTDLKPQLATELPKISKDGLTYTIPLRQGVVFHDGEPFNAAAMEFSLKRFIENQGSPSVLLSDTVDSVAATGEYELTIKLKKPFAAFPDLLTFFGACAVSPKAYEIGAGKFSDTFVGTGPYQLALNYGNDTIKLDAFDRYWGEKPANQGIDIQRYTSPSNLYNGFRTGAVDVAFQSLDLDQIADLQKQAGSAGWQVLEGRSNGIYYLTLNLKEKPLDNVAVRQALAAIIDRTQLQERVFRGQVEPLYSLVPLTLTDAYKPVFKDQYGDGNAVKAQEALTKAGYSKTNPLRLELWYRSNLTTDGLAASTIKAAVQQKLAGVMEIDLKSVESTTAYQNLDKGVYPMFLLDWSPDFLDPDNYIQPFMDCVKGSAATGCEDGSTKAQGSFYYNERVNELIDKERQEQNPQARLKIFSELQDILGKDVPFIPLWEGKEYLFAQKGVEGLRLEPTQRVPFWTIKK encoded by the coding sequence ATGTCGCACAAATATCTCGCAAAGTTTGCCCAACGCCGGTGGCGGTTCATGGGAAAATTCCTTAGTTTATTCTGTATTTGCTGTTTTCTCGCCGTCAGTTGCGGTCAGCGACAGGCAACAACCCCTGCAAACACCGGCACCAATACAGGTCGCGTTAGCATTGGCACAACCGCCAAGATTCGGACGCTAGACCCCGCTGATGCCTACGAAGTTGCTGCCGCCACCTTGCTTCACAACCTCGGTGATCGCCTTTATACCTACGAGTCGGGAACCACCGATCTAAAACCCCAACTCGCCACAGAGTTGCCCAAAATTAGTAAAGATGGTTTAACCTACACCATTCCCCTGCGTCAGGGTGTCGTCTTCCATGATGGCGAACCCTTCAATGCCGCAGCGATGGAGTTTTCCTTAAAGCGCTTTATTGAAAACCAAGGTAGCCCCTCTGTGTTGCTATCAGATACGGTGGATTCTGTAGCGGCAACCGGCGAATATGAATTAACCATCAAGTTGAAAAAACCTTTTGCCGCCTTTCCCGATTTATTAACATTTTTCGGTGCTTGTGCAGTCTCACCCAAAGCCTATGAAATTGGGGCGGGGAAATTTAGCGATACTTTTGTTGGCACCGGCCCTTACCAATTAGCCCTTAACTATGGCAATGATACGATAAAATTAGACGCTTTTGATCGTTACTGGGGCGAGAAGCCGGCGAATCAAGGAATTGATATTCAACGCTATACCAGCCCATCAAATTTGTACAATGGATTTCGCACCGGCGCAGTGGATGTTGCCTTTCAATCGCTTGATCTCGATCAAATTGCCGATTTACAAAAGCAAGCCGGTTCTGCCGGTTGGCAGGTGCTAGAGGGACGCAGTAATGGGATTTACTACTTAACCCTTAACCTCAAAGAAAAGCCCTTAGACAATGTAGCAGTGCGGCAAGCACTCGCTGCAATTATTGACCGAACTCAGTTGCAAGAGCGAGTCTTTCGGGGTCAAGTTGAACCGCTTTACAGTTTAGTGCCTCTAACTTTAACAGATGCCTATAAGCCGGTTTTTAAAGACCAATATGGGGATGGCAATGCAGTTAAAGCTCAAGAAGCTCTCACAAAAGCCGGTTACTCTAAAACTAATCCGCTAAGATTAGAGCTTTGGTATCGCTCTAACTTAACCACGGATGGATTAGCTGCAAGTACGATCAAAGCGGCAGTTCAGCAAAAATTAGCAGGCGTGATGGAAATCGATCTAAAAAGTGTTGAATCCACCACTGCTTACCAAAATCTAGATAAAGGCGTCTACCCGATGTTTTTGCTGGATTGGAGTCCCGACTTTTTAGATCCTGATAATTACATTCAACCCTTCATGGATTGTGTGAAAGGTTCAGCAGCAACAGGTTGTGAAGACGGCTCAACGAAAGCTCAAGGTTCGTTCTACTACAACGAACGAGTTAACGAATTAATTGACAAGGAACGCCAGGAACAAAACCCTCAAGCTCGTCTAAAAATCTTTAGCGAACTTCAAGATATTCTCGGCAAAGATGTGCCCTTTATTCCCTTATGGGAAGGCAAAGAATACTTGTTTGCTCAAAAAGGTGTTGAAGGACTTCGCTTAGAACCCACCCAAAGAGTTCCTTTCTGGACAATCAAGAAATAG
- a CDS encoding ABC transporter permease: MSRSKALQYYIITRILLAPLMLWTITSLVFLLLRATPGDPVDAILGPKAPQAVKDAMREQLGLAGPLWQQYLNYMGNLLRFDLGTSLTSRGQKVWDIIQSYFPATVELAIFSMAIALVVGIGVGMISASRPNTPLDAGGRLFGIITYSVPAFWVGMLLQLIFAVQLGWFPLGTRFPLTLSVPAGPTGIYTIDSLLSGNLIQFFTALHYLALPCITLGILISGIFERIVRVNLKQTLRSDYVEAARARGIPEFRILVAHALKNALIPVITVLGLTLASLLGGAILTEVTFSWPGLANRLYEAISLRDYPTVQGVVVFFAGIVVIASIVIDILNAYIDPRIRY, translated from the coding sequence ATGTCCCGTTCTAAAGCACTGCAATACTACATCATTACCCGCATCCTTTTAGCACCCTTGATGCTGTGGACAATTACCTCTCTGGTATTTTTACTTTTGCGTGCAACTCCCGGCGATCCAGTGGATGCTATTTTAGGCCCAAAAGCTCCACAAGCCGTCAAAGATGCGATGCGAGAACAACTCGGTTTAGCCGGCCCTTTATGGCAGCAATACCTGAATTACATGGGAAATCTGCTGCGATTCGATTTGGGAACTTCTCTCACCAGTCGCGGACAAAAAGTGTGGGATATTATTCAATCTTACTTCCCAGCAACAGTAGAATTAGCCATTTTTAGTATGGCGATCGCACTCGTAGTAGGAATTGGAGTTGGGATGATATCCGCTTCGCGTCCTAACACGCCTCTCGATGCCGGTGGCCGGCTGTTTGGCATCATTACCTACTCAGTTCCTGCCTTTTGGGTGGGGATGCTGTTACAGCTCATTTTCGCCGTGCAATTGGGTTGGTTTCCCCTGGGAACGCGCTTTCCTTTAACGCTGTCAGTGCCTGCCGGTCCCACCGGCATTTACACAATTGACAGTCTTCTGAGTGGCAATCTCATTCAGTTTTTCACAGCTTTGCACTATCTCGCCTTACCTTGCATCACTTTAGGCATTCTCATCAGCGGCATTTTTGAACGAATTGTGCGCGTCAACCTCAAGCAAACCTTGCGATCAGATTATGTAGAAGCAGCAAGAGCAAGAGGAATCCCAGAATTTCGTATTCTCGTCGCTCACGCCCTAAAAAATGCCTTAATTCCAGTCATTACAGTGTTGGGATTAACGTTAGCATCCCTATTAGGTGGGGCAATTTTGACCGAAGTTACTTTCTCTTGGCCGGGTTTAGCAAACCGTCTTTATGAGGCAATTTCCTTACGAGATTATCCCACTGTTCAAGGCGTTGTCGTGTTTTTTGCCGGCATCGTGGTAATTGCTAGCATTGTAATTGATATTCTCAACGCCTACATCGATCCACGAATTCGGTACTAA
- a CDS encoding Uma2 family endonuclease: protein MQTTETPLALRLFTVHDYHRMAEVGILQPDERVELLEGQVLLKYTNAEPRLWTVAEYYRMAEVGILHPNERVELIEGQILTKMSPQGTAHATAVTLTEKLLEKRLEAKVLVRVQLPIQLNDLSEPEPDIAVVIGDALRYGDHHPTPSEIYLIVEIADTTVKSDCETKAKSYAKSGIADYWVLDVNNRQLHVFREPTQEGYQSEAVLPENSTLSPIAFPVDMFTISEMLRPL, encoded by the coding sequence ATGCAAACAACAGAAACACCTTTAGCACTTCGTCTTTTTACAGTCCATGATTATCACCGCATGGCTGAAGTTGGAATTCTACAACCAGATGAACGCGTCGAACTCCTTGAAGGGCAAGTTTTGCTCAAGTACACTAATGCAGAACCTCGCCTTTGGACTGTTGCAGAATACTATCGCATGGCAGAAGTTGGAATTCTGCACCCAAATGAACGTGTCGAATTAATTGAAGGACAAATACTTACAAAGATGAGTCCACAGGGAACCGCCCACGCTACGGCAGTCACGCTAACAGAAAAGTTGCTGGAGAAGCGCTTAGAAGCGAAGGTTTTAGTAAGAGTACAACTGCCTATACAGTTAAATGATTTATCCGAACCCGAACCGGATATTGCTGTCGTTATCGGAGATGCGCTGCGCTACGGCGATCATCATCCTACGCCCTCAGAAATTTATTTAATCGTTGAAATAGCAGATACTACTGTCAAATCAGATTGCGAGACGAAAGCCAAAAGCTATGCCAAGTCTGGTATTGCGGATTATTGGGTTTTAGATGTGAATAACCGGCAGCTTCATGTTTTTCGAGAACCGACTCAAGAAGGTTATCAAAGCGAGGCGGTTTTACCGGAAAATTCCACTCTTTCACCCATTGCATTTCCGGTTGATATGTTCACAATCTCTGAAATGTTGCGTCCGCTGTAG